A genomic stretch from Enterobacter oligotrophicus includes:
- the ispC gene encoding 1-deoxy-D-xylulose-5-phosphate reductoisomerase: protein MKHLTLLGSTGSIGCSTLDVVRHNPDSYTVTALVAGKNVQRMVEQCLEFTPRFAVMDDEVSARQVKALLQEKGCRTEVMSGQQAACDMAALAEVDQVMAAIVGAAGLLPTLAAIDAGKTVLLANKESLVTCGRLFMDAVKQRGARLLPVDSEHNAIFQSLPQPFQQNLGYADLEQNGVVSILLTGSGGPFRETPLSELSAMTPDQACRHPNWSMGRKISVDSATMMNKGLEYIEARWLFNASAKQMEVLIHPQSVIHSMVRYQDGSVLAQLGEPDMRTPIAHAMAWPNRVKSGVKPLDFCKLSSLTFSEPDYDRYPCLKLAMTAFDQGQAATTALNAANEITVEAFLQQQIRFTDIAALNLSVLEMMDLREPQSVEEVLAVDKEARIVARKQVTRLASW, encoded by the coding sequence ATGAAGCATTTAACACTCCTTGGCTCAACCGGCTCGATCGGTTGCAGCACCCTCGACGTGGTTCGCCATAATCCTGACAGCTACACCGTGACTGCTCTCGTGGCCGGAAAGAACGTGCAGCGCATGGTTGAGCAATGTCTGGAGTTTACGCCTCGCTTTGCGGTGATGGATGATGAAGTGAGTGCTCGCCAGGTGAAAGCGTTGCTGCAGGAGAAGGGCTGCCGCACCGAGGTAATGAGCGGGCAGCAGGCGGCCTGTGACATGGCGGCACTGGCTGAAGTGGATCAGGTGATGGCGGCCATCGTCGGAGCCGCAGGGCTTCTGCCGACGCTTGCTGCTATTGATGCCGGTAAAACGGTATTACTGGCGAATAAAGAGTCTCTGGTGACCTGCGGACGCCTGTTCATGGACGCGGTCAAACAGCGCGGAGCGCGTCTTTTGCCGGTAGATAGCGAACATAACGCGATTTTTCAGAGTTTACCGCAACCTTTTCAACAGAACCTGGGGTACGCTGACCTGGAGCAGAATGGCGTCGTGTCGATTCTGCTTACCGGGTCTGGTGGCCCGTTCCGTGAAACGCCACTGTCTGAACTGAGCGCAATGACGCCGGATCAGGCGTGCCGTCACCCGAACTGGTCGATGGGGCGTAAGATCTCCGTCGATTCAGCCACCATGATGAACAAAGGTCTGGAATACATTGAAGCGCGCTGGCTGTTTAATGCGTCAGCGAAACAGATGGAAGTGCTGATCCACCCGCAATCGGTGATTCACTCTATGGTGCGCTATCAGGATGGCAGCGTGCTTGCACAACTGGGCGAACCGGATATGCGCACGCCAATCGCGCACGCCATGGCGTGGCCGAATCGCGTAAAATCCGGCGTGAAACCGCTCGATTTTTGCAAGCTGAGTTCACTGACCTTTAGCGAACCTGACTACGACCGTTATCCGTGCCTGAAACTTGCGATGACGGCCTTTGATCAGGGGCAAGCGGCGACGACGGCACTCAATGCGGCCAATGAAATTACCGTTGAGGCATTTCTTCAACAGCAGATCCGCTTCACCGACATCGCTGCGCTGAATCTGTCGGTGCTGGAGATGATGGATTTGCGTGAACCACAAAGTGTGGAAGAGGTGCTGGCGGTGGATAAAGAGGCACGCATTGTTGCGCGGAAACAGGTGACACGTCTCGCAAGCTGGTGA
- the ispU gene encoding (2E,6E)-farnesyl-diphosphate-specific ditrans,polycis-undecaprenyl-diphosphate synthase yields MLSANQPMSENLPAHGCRHVAIIMDGNGRWAKRQGKIRAFGHKAGAKSVRRAVSFAANNGIDALTLYAFSSENWNRPAQEVTALMELFVWALDSEVKSLHRHNVRLRIIGETSRFNSRLQERIRKAEALTENNTGLTLNIAANYGGRWDIIQGVRHLAEQVQEGLLRPDQIDEEALSQQICMNELAPVDLVIRTGGEHRISNFLLWQIAYAELYFTDVLWPDFDEQDFEGALHAFANRERRFGGTEPGGDNA; encoded by the coding sequence ATGTTGTCTGCGAATCAACCAATGAGCGAAAACTTGCCAGCACATGGCTGTCGCCATGTAGCAATCATCATGGATGGCAATGGCCGCTGGGCGAAAAGACAAGGGAAGATACGAGCCTTTGGGCATAAAGCTGGGGCGAAATCTGTGCGCCGCGCTGTTTCTTTTGCCGCCAATAACGGCATTGATGCGTTAACGCTCTATGCTTTTAGCAGTGAAAACTGGAATCGACCTGCGCAGGAAGTGACGGCGCTGATGGAACTGTTTGTGTGGGCGCTCGACAGCGAAGTAAAAAGCCTGCACCGCCACAATGTCCGCCTGCGTATTATTGGCGAAACCAGTCGTTTTAACTCACGTTTGCAGGAACGAATTCGTAAAGCAGAAGCGCTGACGGAAAACAACACCGGTCTGACGCTCAATATCGCGGCGAATTACGGCGGACGCTGGGATATTATCCAGGGCGTTCGGCATCTGGCCGAACAGGTTCAGGAAGGGCTGTTGAGACCCGACCAGATTGATGAAGAGGCGCTGAGTCAGCAAATCTGCATGAATGAACTGGCACCTGTGGATTTGGTAATTAGGACAGGGGGAGAACACCGCATAAGTAACTTTTTGCTTTGGCAAATCGCCTACGCCGAACTTTACTTTACTGATGTTCTTTGGCCCGATTTTGATGAACAAGACTTTGAAGGTGCGCTGCATGCCTTTGCCAATCGAGAGCGTCGTTTCGGCGGCACCGAGCCAGGTGGCGACAACGCCTGA
- the cdsA gene encoding phosphatidate cytidylyltransferase, whose protein sequence is MLKYRLISAFVLIPIVIAALFLLPPVGFAIVTLVVCMLAAWEWGQLSGFTSRTQRVWLAVLCGFLLALMLFTLPEYHHDIHQPLVAGSLWISLVWWVVALLLVLFYPGSAAIWRNSKVLRLIFGLLTIVPFFWGMLALRAWHYDDNHYSGALWLLYVMILVWGADSGAYMFGKLFGKHKLAPKVSPGKTWQGFIGGLFTAAIISWGYGVWANLEVAPSTLLVCSIFAALASVLGDLTESMFKREAGIKDSGHLIPGHGGILDRIDSLTAAVPVFACLLLLVFGTI, encoded by the coding sequence TTGCTGAAGTATCGCCTGATTTCCGCTTTTGTATTAATACCCATTGTCATAGCGGCGCTGTTTTTACTGCCCCCGGTGGGATTTGCTATCGTTACGCTGGTGGTGTGTATGCTTGCCGCGTGGGAATGGGGACAGCTTAGCGGCTTTACGTCGCGCACACAGCGGGTATGGCTGGCGGTACTCTGTGGCTTTTTACTGGCCCTGATGCTGTTTACCTTGCCTGAATATCACCATGATATTCACCAGCCGTTGGTTGCAGGCTCCTTATGGATCTCGCTGGTCTGGTGGGTTGTCGCGCTTTTGCTGGTGCTTTTTTATCCAGGTTCTGCGGCGATATGGCGTAATTCAAAAGTGTTGCGCCTTATTTTTGGCCTGCTCACAATTGTTCCTTTTTTCTGGGGTATGCTCGCGCTACGCGCCTGGCACTACGACGATAACCATTACAGCGGTGCGTTATGGCTGCTTTATGTGATGATTCTCGTCTGGGGGGCTGACTCAGGGGCCTATATGTTTGGTAAACTGTTCGGCAAACATAAACTGGCACCGAAGGTTTCTCCGGGCAAAACCTGGCAAGGGTTCATTGGTGGCCTGTTTACGGCGGCGATCATCTCCTGGGGCTATGGCGTCTGGGCGAATCTTGAGGTTGCTCCGTCAACGCTGCTGGTATGCTCGATTTTCGCTGCGCTGGCATCGGTACTGGGTGATTTAACCGAGAGTATGTTTAAGCGTGAAGCAGGGATTAAAGACAGTGGTCACCTTATTCCAGGGCACGGCGGAATACTGGATCGCATTGACAGCCTGACAGCGGCTGTTCCAGTGTTTGCTTGTCTGCTTTTACTGGTATTCGGGACGATTTAA